Proteins encoded in a region of the Streptomyces sp. PCS3-D2 genome:
- a CDS encoding MBL fold metallo-hydrolase has product MKLTVVGCSGSFPSAESACSSYLVEADGFRLLLDMGNGALGDLQRHCGLYDLDAIFLSHLHADHCIDMCAYFVARFYRHEGGRCGTIPVFGPEGTEKRLTTAYDDVPDERSMSEVFDFRTLKSGAFEIGPFQVRTERVAHPVESYAIRIEHGGRSLAYSGDTGACPELGRLAEGVDLFLCEASFTHGKEDIPDLHLNGREAGAYAHGGNVGRLVLTHIPPWTDPAQNLADARAVYDGPVDLAYAGAVYEV; this is encoded by the coding sequence ATGAAGCTCACCGTCGTCGGCTGTTCGGGGTCGTTCCCGTCCGCGGAATCGGCCTGTTCGAGCTACCTCGTCGAGGCCGACGGCTTCCGGCTGCTGCTCGACATGGGCAACGGTGCCCTCGGCGATCTCCAGCGCCACTGCGGTCTCTACGACCTCGACGCGATCTTCCTGAGCCATCTGCACGCCGATCACTGCATCGACATGTGCGCGTACTTCGTCGCCCGCTTCTACCGCCACGAGGGCGGCCGCTGCGGCACCATCCCCGTCTTCGGGCCCGAGGGCACCGAGAAGCGCCTGACCACGGCCTACGACGACGTCCCCGACGAGCGCTCGATGAGCGAGGTCTTCGACTTCCGCACCCTGAAGTCCGGAGCCTTCGAGATCGGCCCCTTCCAGGTGCGCACGGAGCGGGTCGCGCACCCCGTCGAGTCGTACGCCATCCGCATCGAGCACGGCGGACGCTCGCTGGCGTACTCCGGGGACACCGGTGCCTGCCCCGAGTTGGGCCGGCTCGCCGAGGGCGTCGACCTCTTCCTCTGCGAGGCCTCCTTCACGCACGGCAAGGAGGACATCCCGGACCTCCACCTCAACGGTCGCGAGGCCGGCGCGTACGCGCACGGCGGCAACGTGGGGCGGCTGGTCCTCACCCACATCCCGCCGTGGACGGATCCCGCGCAGAACCTGGCCGACGCCCGCGCGGTCTACGACGGCCCGGTGGACCTGGCGTACGCGGGCGCGGTCTACGAGGTCTGA
- a CDS encoding PTS transporter subunit EIIC gives MAVMQRIGRSLMLPVAVMPAAALLVRFGQDDMLARASFPDFVQKLAGYMAAGGDAILGNMALLFCVGIAIGFAKKSDGSTALAAVAGYLVFQKVLATFTDSNLPKVAKVVEGKIVHVDAPVNAGVLGGVVMGIVVALLYQKFYRTKLPDWAGFFGGRRLVPILSSFAGLAIGIVFGLIWPVLGTGIHGFSEWLVGSGAVGAGIFGVANRALIPIGMHHLLNSFPWFQAGTYNDGGTDYHGDIARFLHGDPTAGQFMTGFFPIMMFALPAACLAITHAARPERRKVVGGMMFSLALTAFVTGVTEPIEFTFMFIAPVLYAIHAVLTGVSMALTWGLGMKDGFGFSAGAVDYLLNLGKATNPLGLAIVGLCFAVLYYVIFRFAITKFNIPTPGRESDEELAELVKAEAK, from the coding sequence ATGGCCGTCATGCAGCGCATCGGCCGGAGCCTCATGCTCCCCGTCGCCGTGATGCCCGCCGCCGCGCTGCTGGTCCGCTTCGGCCAGGACGACATGCTGGCACGTGCCTCGTTCCCCGACTTCGTCCAGAAGCTCGCCGGATACATGGCCGCCGGCGGCGACGCCATCCTCGGCAACATGGCCCTGCTCTTCTGCGTCGGCATCGCGATCGGCTTCGCCAAGAAGTCGGACGGCTCCACCGCGCTCGCGGCCGTCGCCGGCTACCTGGTCTTCCAGAAGGTGCTCGCCACCTTCACCGACAGCAACCTCCCCAAGGTCGCCAAGGTCGTGGAGGGCAAGATCGTCCACGTCGACGCCCCGGTCAACGCCGGCGTCCTCGGCGGCGTGGTGATGGGCATCGTCGTGGCCCTGCTGTACCAGAAGTTCTACCGGACCAAGCTGCCGGACTGGGCGGGCTTCTTCGGCGGCCGCCGCCTCGTCCCGATCCTGTCCTCGTTCGCCGGCCTGGCGATCGGCATCGTCTTCGGCCTGATCTGGCCGGTCCTCGGCACCGGCATCCACGGCTTCAGCGAGTGGCTGGTCGGCTCCGGCGCCGTCGGCGCGGGCATCTTCGGTGTTGCCAACCGTGCGCTCATCCCGATCGGCATGCACCACCTGCTCAACTCCTTCCCGTGGTTCCAGGCGGGCACGTACAACGACGGCGGTACCGACTACCACGGCGACATCGCCCGCTTCCTGCACGGCGACCCGACCGCGGGCCAGTTCATGACCGGCTTCTTCCCGATCATGATGTTCGCCCTCCCGGCCGCCTGCCTCGCGATCACCCACGCGGCCCGCCCCGAGCGCCGCAAGGTCGTCGGCGGCATGATGTTCTCCCTCGCGCTCACCGCCTTCGTCACCGGTGTGACCGAGCCGATCGAGTTCACCTTCATGTTCATCGCCCCGGTGCTCTACGCGATCCACGCGGTCCTGACCGGCGTCTCCATGGCTCTGACCTGGGGCCTCGGCATGAAGGACGGCTTCGGCTTCTCGGCCGGCGCGGTCGACTACCTGCTGAACCTCGGCAAGGCCACCAACCCGCTGGGGCTCGCGATCGTGGGCCTGTGCTTCGCAGTCCTGTACTACGTGATCTTCCGCTTCGCGATCACCAAGTTCAACATCCCCACGCCGGGCCGCGAGTCCGACGAGGAGCTCGCCGAGCTGGTCAAGGCCGAGGCCAAGTAG
- a CDS encoding PTS transporter subunit EIIC: MSASSAAAVPGPSRRNTLYQGLQKMGRSLQLPIAVLPAAGILNRLGLIDAEGTGVWSQIAKVMAAAGGALLNADLGLPLLFCVGVAIGMAKKADGSTALAAVAGFLVYRSVLRAFPVPCPEGTKDVGGGCLGQDDTFAQYTFQNPGVFGGIVMGLLAAWFWQRYHRVKLVDWLGFFNGRRLVPIIMAFVAIAFAALCLWVWPPIGEALESFSDWLVGLDYWGAGIFGVANRALLVIGLHQFLNVPVWFQFGSYTKPNGEVVHGDINMFLSGDPDAGLFLTGFFPIMMFALPAAALAITHCAKPQRRKEVGGLMLSVALTSFVTGITEPLEYSFLFVAPALYAVHAVLTGVSMAVTWAFGVHDGFSFSAGLIDYVINWGLATKPWLIIPIGLGFAVVYYVVFRFAITRFDIPTPGRESDEEIEAMRAENTKA, encoded by the coding sequence ATGAGTGCGAGCAGCGCCGCCGCAGTACCAGGACCGTCCCGGCGCAACACCCTGTATCAGGGACTGCAGAAGATGGGCCGGAGCCTGCAGTTGCCGATCGCGGTGCTGCCCGCGGCCGGCATCCTGAACCGGCTGGGACTGATCGACGCCGAGGGCACCGGCGTCTGGTCGCAGATCGCCAAGGTGATGGCCGCGGCGGGCGGCGCCCTGCTGAACGCCGACCTGGGGCTACCCCTCCTCTTCTGCGTCGGCGTCGCGATCGGGATGGCGAAGAAGGCCGACGGCTCGACGGCGCTGGCGGCGGTGGCCGGCTTCCTCGTCTACCGCAGCGTCCTGCGCGCCTTCCCCGTGCCCTGCCCCGAGGGGACGAAGGACGTCGGGGGCGGCTGCCTGGGACAGGACGACACCTTCGCGCAGTACACGTTCCAGAATCCCGGGGTCTTCGGCGGCATCGTCATGGGCCTGCTGGCCGCCTGGTTCTGGCAGCGCTACCACCGGGTCAAGCTCGTCGACTGGCTCGGCTTCTTCAACGGCCGCCGGCTCGTCCCGATCATCATGGCCTTCGTGGCGATCGCGTTCGCCGCGCTCTGCCTGTGGGTCTGGCCGCCGATCGGCGAGGCGCTGGAAAGCTTCTCCGACTGGCTGGTGGGGCTGGACTACTGGGGTGCGGGCATCTTCGGCGTCGCCAACCGCGCACTGCTGGTGATCGGCCTGCACCAGTTCCTGAACGTGCCGGTGTGGTTCCAGTTCGGCAGCTACACCAAGCCGAACGGCGAGGTGGTCCACGGCGACATCAACATGTTCCTCAGCGGCGACCCGGACGCGGGCCTGTTCCTGACCGGCTTCTTCCCGATCATGATGTTCGCCCTACCGGCGGCGGCGCTGGCGATCACGCACTGCGCGAAGCCGCAGCGGCGCAAGGAGGTCGGCGGTCTGATGCTGTCGGTGGCCCTGACCTCGTTCGTCACCGGGATCACCGAACCGCTGGAGTACTCCTTCCTCTTCGTCGCGCCCGCACTGTACGCGGTCCACGCAGTACTGACGGGCGTGTCGATGGCGGTGACCTGGGCGTTCGGCGTCCACGACGGCTTCAGCTTCTCGGCGGGCCTGATCGACTACGTCATCAACTGGGGGCTGGCGACGAAGCCCTGGCTGATCATCCCGATCGGGCTCGGTTTCGCGGTCGTCTACTACGTCGTCTTCCGCTTCGCGATCACGAGATTCGACATCCCGACGCCCGGCCGGGAGTCGGACGAGGAGATCGAGGCGATGCGGGCGGAGAACACCAAGGCCTAA
- a CDS encoding glucose PTS transporter subunit EIIB, whose protein sequence is MATKAEKIVAGLGGIENIEEVEGCITRLRTEVVNPDLVDEAALKAAGAHGVVRMGTAVQVVIGTDADPIAADIEDMM, encoded by the coding sequence ATGGCCACCAAGGCTGAGAAGATCGTCGCCGGGCTCGGCGGCATCGAGAACATCGAAGAGGTCGAGGGCTGCATCACCCGCCTGCGCACCGAGGTCGTCAACCCCGACCTGGTCGACGAGGCCGCCCTCAAGGCCGCCGGCGCGCACGGCGTCGTCCGGATGGGCACCGCGGTCCAGGTCGTCATCGGCACCGACGCCGACCCGATCGCCGCCGACATCGAAGACATGATGTGA
- the rph gene encoding ribonuclease PH, whose translation MSRIDGRTPEQLRPVTIERGWSKHAEGSVLISFGDTKVFCTASFTEGVPRWRKGSGEGWVTSEYSMLPRSTNTRGDRESVRGKIGGRTHEISRLIGRSLRAVIDYKALGENTIVLDCDVLQADGGTRTAAITGAYVALADAVAWGQSKKLIKAGRKPLTGTVAAVSVGIVDGVPLLDLCYEEDVRAETDMNVVCTGDGRFVEVQGTAEGEPFDRKELNALLDLAAGGCADLEALQLGALER comes from the coding sequence ATGTCTCGCATCGACGGCCGTACGCCCGAACAGCTCCGCCCGGTCACCATCGAACGCGGATGGAGCAAGCACGCCGAGGGCTCCGTCCTCATCTCCTTCGGAGACACCAAGGTCTTCTGCACCGCCTCCTTCACCGAAGGCGTCCCGCGCTGGCGCAAGGGCAGCGGCGAAGGCTGGGTCACCTCCGAGTACTCGATGCTGCCGCGCTCCACCAACACCCGCGGCGACCGCGAATCCGTCCGCGGCAAGATCGGCGGCCGCACCCACGAGATCTCCCGCCTCATCGGCCGCTCGCTGCGCGCCGTGATCGACTACAAGGCCCTCGGCGAGAACACCATCGTCCTGGACTGCGACGTCCTCCAGGCCGACGGCGGCACCCGCACCGCCGCCATCACCGGCGCCTACGTCGCCCTCGCCGACGCCGTCGCCTGGGGTCAGAGCAAGAAGCTCATCAAGGCCGGCCGCAAGCCCCTCACCGGAACCGTCGCCGCCGTCAGCGTCGGCATCGTCGACGGCGTCCCGCTCCTGGACCTCTGCTACGAGGAGGACGTGCGCGCCGAGACCGACATGAACGTGGTCTGCACCGGCGACGGCCGTTTCGTCGAGGTCCAGGGCACCGCCGAGGGCGAACCCTTCGACCGCAAGGAACTGAACGCCCTCCTCGACCTCGCCGCCGGCGGCTGCGCGGACCTCGAAGCCCTCCAGCTCGGCGCGCTGGAACGCTAG
- the rdgB gene encoding RdgB/HAM1 family non-canonical purine NTP pyrophosphatase has product MTSTPSSLILATRNAGKVSELRGILADAGLPHGLVGADAYPEIPDVKETGVTFAENALLKAHALARATGLPAVADDSGLCVDVLHGAPGIFSARWAGRHGDDRANLDLLLAQLGDIADENRGAHFFCAAALALPDGTERVVEGRLLGTLRHTPSGTGGFGYDPILQPLGETRTCAELTPAEKNAISHRGQAFRALVPFIRALLP; this is encoded by the coding sequence ATGACCTCGACGCCCAGCAGCCTGATCCTCGCGACCCGCAACGCGGGCAAAGTCTCCGAACTGCGCGGCATCCTCGCCGACGCCGGCCTGCCCCACGGGCTGGTCGGCGCGGACGCGTACCCGGAGATCCCCGACGTCAAGGAGACCGGCGTCACCTTCGCCGAGAACGCCCTCCTCAAGGCCCACGCCCTGGCCCGGGCCACCGGGCTGCCGGCGGTCGCCGACGACTCGGGCCTGTGCGTGGACGTCCTGCACGGCGCCCCCGGGATCTTCTCCGCGCGCTGGGCCGGCCGGCACGGCGACGACCGGGCCAACCTCGACCTGCTCCTGGCCCAGCTCGGAGACATCGCCGACGAGAACCGCGGCGCCCACTTCTTCTGCGCGGCGGCCCTCGCCCTGCCGGACGGGACCGAACGCGTGGTGGAGGGCCGCCTCCTGGGCACCCTGCGCCACACCCCCTCGGGCACGGGCGGCTTCGGTTACGACCCGATCCTCCAGCCCCTCGGCGAGACCCGCACCTGCGCGGAACTGACCCCGGCCGAGAAGAACGCCATCTCCCACCGGGGCCAGGCCTTCCGCGCCCTGGTCCCGTTCAT